The following proteins are encoded in a genomic region of Ostrea edulis chromosome 7, xbOstEdul1.1, whole genome shotgun sequence:
- the LOC130047618 gene encoding uncharacterized protein LOC130047618, translated as MEVDNIDAFYDSCRKRALQEFNSDLEQSLELSKEVLDALVENQLISNHLQDILSGSSLDNEAKVHGVLFNIKINMTEDKFNRFLNVIENNGLRHVAKAIWKSYSNRANMYEPKTKHVGCQTENSVPTKLPIKERQKLCRMYDKLKNGLKSRHARRVQFYESNSFQPDESTIRLDDVDRQIDKVLEMVHEQDHCIRKFCDKLGLVGHELPTISREIEKLVTKCKTLEAKVNRMSVNELFSQYLKEETSASSFSSAIQRGRTSEFVAVRTSSPKTTLDLQRTSSKTVYSSEQTDGEAFVGELSDFKKDRQDNDYLSSIHPNIKQTPSKNKIRTESTRTSDIIHTHLTPFERALLGSENKKSFQTSRNLNFQFETGLRSPGKGNQRTNVWSTGASKPHKHSRRPHRPPFPSQGMSVMRE; from the exons ATGGAAGTGGACAACATTGATGCTTTTTACGACTCCTGTCGGAAGAGGGCGCTGCAGGAGTTTAACAGCGACTTGGAACAATCTTTAGAACTATCCAAAGAAGTTCTGGACGCGCTGGTTGAAAACCAGTTAATTTCTAATCATCTCCAGGATATTTTAAGCGGG TCTTCTTTGGACAATGAAGCTAAGGTGCATGGTGTTCTGTTCAACATCAAGATAAACATGACAGAGGATAAATTCAACAGGTTCCTCAACGTCATAGAGAACAATGGCTTGCGACACGTTGCTAAGGCGATATGGAAAAGTTACTCCAATAGGGCCAATATGTATGAACCCAAAACGAAACACG TTGGATGTCAGACTGAGAACAGTGTACCAACCAAACTACCCATCAAAGAGAGACAAAAGCTATGTAGAATGTACGACAAACTAAAGAATGGATTAAAAAGTCGACATGCACGACGTGTTCAATTCTACGAATCTAATTCCTTCCAGCCTGACGAGAGCACGATACGGCTAGACGACGtcgacagacagatagacaaagtGTTGGAGATGGTCCATGAACAGGACCACTGTATTAGGAAGTTTTGTGATAAGTTGGGACTTGTTGGGCACGAGTTGCCCACAATAAGTCGGGAAATTGAAAAGCTGGTgacaaaatgtaaaacgttGGAGGCCAAAGTCAACCGCATGTCCGTAAACGAATTATTTAGTCAATATTTAAAGGAAGAAACCAGTGCATCTTCATTTTCAAGTGCGATCCAAAGAGGGAGAACTTCAGAATTTGTAGCAGTTAGAACTAGTTCGCCTAAAACGACATTAGATCTTCAAAGAACCTCTTCGAAAACAGTCTATAGTTCTGAACAAACCGACGGTGAAGCCTTTGTAGGGGAACTTAGTGACTTTAAGAAAGATAGACAAGACAATGACTACCTGTCATCCATTCATCCAAACATCAAACAGACTCCAAGTAAAAACAAAATCCGCACCGAGTCCACAAGGACGAGTGATATAATACACACTCACTTGACACCATTCGAACGCGCTCTTCTTGGATCCGAAAACAAGAAGAGTTTTCAGACCTCTCGTAATCTAAATTTTCAGTTTGAAACAGGATTGAGATCTCCCGGAAAAGGCAATCAAAGAACGAATGTGTGGAGTACAGGTGCTTCTAAACCACACAAGCACTCCAGAAGACCTCATCGTCCGCCGTTTCCGTCCCAAGGAATGTCTGTAATGCGTGAATGA
- the LOC130047566 gene encoding uncharacterized protein LOC130047566, whose translation MTALTTFFCSVCLLLRAITGKADNHFETVFSIPNPLTNFPLRNIEFDPQNDDIFVSGKNVLYKLLKEDNYREYKNKSTGPDKVCFPEVERQKKYCGDDENSVMIVTPDYLITCSTLKGGLCRKRNKMNLNSTGDVSNVGLVSDIEKSAVGRLITVTVKTSSGRTNESRLLFAKSYTTLPSNIAGSMDRTAIFSVAPDLPAKSISTSVLKKENIFDMLLKERIVDNTKLEYKALLEDDNFAFLLLNQNSKAKIAKICKSVDSVDPKRVYEDIPIYCYKDGTNFTQMKHGTFVSYLGSRYLVAVFSNSENSAAVCVFKETEILNKFLESRRDRYGCPKHDLTDNDAIFGQEKDVKCVHWMSITKENEVIMHV comes from the coding sequence ATGACAGCTTTAACAACATTTTTCTGCAGTGTCTGCCTTTTACTAAGAGCCATTACAGGAAAAGCTGACAACCATTTTGAAACAGTATTTTCAATTCCCAATCCTTTAACAAATTTCCCACTTCGAAATATTGAATTTGACCCTCAAAATGATGACATCTTTGTGAGTGGGAAGAATGTCTTGTACAAATTATTGAAAGAGGACAATTATAGAGAATATAAGAATAAATCTACTGGTCCAGATAAGGTTTGTTTTCCAGAGGTAGAGAGACAGAAAAAATACTGTGGAGATGATGAAAATTCAGTCATGATTGTAACACCCGATTACCTGATCACATGCAGCACATTGAAAGGGGGACTGTGCAGAAAGCGAAACAAAATGAATCTGAATAGTACAGGGGATGTGTCAAATGTTGGATTAGTATCAGACATTGAAAAATCTGCTGTTGGAAGACTAATTACTGTGACTGTCAAGACTAGTTCTGGAAGAACAAATGAATCTCGTTTACTGTTTGCAAAATCATACACTACTTTGCCCTCAAATATTGCAGGTTCGATGGATAGAACTGCTATTTTCTCAGTTGCGCCAGATTTACCTGCAAAATCAATTTCTACTTCAGTTTTAAAGAAGGAGAATATATTTGACATGCTTTTGAAAGAAAGAATAGTAGATAACACTAAACTGGAATACAAAGCTCTGCTGGAGGATGATAACTTCGCGTTTCTTCTGTTGAACCAGAACTCCAAAGCTAAAATTGCAAAAATCTGTAAATCTGTTGATAGTGTTGATCCAAAGAGAGTGTATGAAGATATTCCTATATATTGCTATAAAGATGGTACCAACTTCACACAAATGAAACATGGGACGTTTGTTTCTTATTTGGGCAGTAGGTATTTAGTGGCTGTGTTCTCTAATTCTGAGAATTCAGCAGCAGTCTGTGTGTTTAAGgaaactgaaattttaaacaaatttctgGAGTCTAGAAGAGACAGATATGGTTGCCCAAAACATGACCTCACAGACAATGATGCAATATTTGGACAGGAAAAGGATGTCAAATGTGTACACTGGATGTCAATTACTAAGGAAAATGAGGTAATCATGCATGTTTAG